A genomic stretch from Oncorhynchus gorbuscha isolate QuinsamMale2020 ecotype Even-year linkage group LG20, OgorEven_v1.0, whole genome shotgun sequence includes:
- the LOC124007382 gene encoding butyrophilin-like protein 2, producing the protein MSRVKNDFKLTTADDSERVGRGHDVTLHCHLSPKTSAVVMTIRWFKGTECIYLYNNGQVTESVGYEGRVSLMTPELEGGNVSLRLRDFRRSDVGRYRCQVVHGEQKEEAAVGLEVASGSRLDFARLYGAALGQVSEVGQPEPGLKPDSTSLQGPENSCATTLPIQPDRA; encoded by the exons ATGTCCAGAGTAAAGA ATGACTTTAAACTTACCACCGCTGATGACAGCGAGAGGGTTGGTCGTGGTCACGATGTCACCCTCCACTGTCACCTCTCCCCCAAAACCAGTGCGGTTGTCATGACGATCAGGTGGTTCAAGGGGACAGAGTGCATTTACCTGTATAACAATGGCCAGGTGACAGAGAGCGTTGGCTACGAGGGCAGAGTCAGTCTGATGACGCCTGAGCTGGAGGGAGGCAACGTGTCCCTGAGGCTGAGAGACTTCAGGAGGTCAGACGTAGGGCGGTACAGATGTCAGGTCGTCCACGGAGAACAGAAGGAGGAGGCTGCAGTGGGTTTAGAGGTCGCTAGTG GATCACGATTGGACTTTG CTAGGTTATATG GAGCGGCtttgggacaggtctctgaagtgggccagccagaacccggacttaaACCCGATTCAACATCTCTGcagggacctgaaaatagctgtgccacgacgctccccatccaacctgacagagcttga